GACAAGGTCGTCGTCATCGAGACCCACACCCGGCTCGGCGGCGACGGCATCGCCGACCTGGTCCGCCTCACCACGGGAGTCGATTGGCGGTGCGCCGCCCTCGGCTGGGCCGTGGGAACCGGGGTCCGCCGCGGGCCCGCCACGGCGGCCGCTGCCGCCACCGTCTTCCTCGTCGCACGGCCCGGGCGGGTGACGGCCGTCGCGCCGCGACCCACCCTCACCCACGGCCACGTCCATGCCTGGGACCTCCCGGTCCGCCCGGGGGACGAGGTCCGCCCGCTGCGTTCCTCCTCGGACCGGCTCGGTATGGCGGTCCTGACCGCCGCCGACACCGAGGCCTGCGCGGCCGCCGTCGCGGAGCTCATCGCCGTACCGGTGGTCACCACCGCGCCGGCCCCGGCGCCCTGACCACTTCGATCCACGCGTCGGACCTCACCCGACACCCTTCATTTTTCTTGATCACACGACCGTACGGGGGATACATGTCTGCCCAGAACAACCCGATTTCCTACGATTTCCATGGTGATGCCCCGTTCTCGATGCCCTTCAAGGACATCAAGCGCGAGGACATCCACATCTACCTCGACCTCGACACCAAGGTCGGAAAGAACACGTGCGGGCAGAAGTGCACGCACTGTTGGTTCGTCAACTACGAGAAGGTCTACGACAAGTCCTTCGCCATGGAGGAGGGCCCCCGCATCCTGGAGGGGCTCCAGTCGCACGGCTACCACGTCTACCCCCGCTACGTGGACAGCTTCGCCTACGACGGCGAGTTCATGCGGATCTACGGACCGGCCAACAACCGCGAGTTCCGGCAGGAGTCCGACCACAAGCCCACCGAGACGATGGAGAAGGGCGACGCCTGGACCAGCGGCCGCCCGCTGCTCGCCGACAACTGGACCGAGCTCCTCGACCTGGCCGTCAAGAACGGCTACGGCACCATCTCCATCACCTACCACGGCGTGATCGACGAGGACCTCAAGGTCATCGACCACAAGACCTACCCCATCAAGGGCGTCTTCTCCGGCGCGGAGACCGAGGAGGTGCTGCGCCGCATCGCCGAATACAACAAGGGCGTCGACCCCGAGGACGCCTTCCGGGTCAACATCGGCGTCACCATCGGCACCCACAACCACGGCCGCACCTCCCTGGAGCGCTACGCCCACTACTTCAACAAGCTGGGCGTGGCCACCGTCCGGTTCAACAACTTCACCGACCACGGAGGCCGCCACCCCGAACTGCGCCTCTCGCGCGAGGAGATCGAGCAGGCGTACCGCGACTTCAAGTGGGTCCACGACACGATCCCGCTCGGATTCCAGCTCGGCGTCAGCGAGGACTTCGGCACCTTCGGCATCAAGGCCATGGGCTTCCCCGGCCACGTCGGCTGGTGCCGGGCCGGCCGTCAGCTGTTCGCCGCCATCCCCGCGCAGGAGGAGGTCCTCTCCGACGGCCCCGAAGGCCGCCGCGAGAAGATCGGCGACGTCGTCGGCTGCGTCAACACCTTCGAGCCGCACCTGGGGATCCTGGTCCGCACGGTCACCACCGGCGAGGCGGGCGACAGCACCACGTACGACGTGGAGTTCGACCACGACGAGATCGAGGCGTTCACCGCCAAGCGGCTCGCCGGCACGTACAAGGACGGCTGCTTCGCCACTGAACTGTCCGAGGAGCTCGGCCTGATCTCCCGGGTCCCCGCGCGGCGCCGCCTGCCGCTCCTCGTCGACTCGCAGAGCTGACCCGAGAGGAAGACCGCCGCGATGCGCCACATCCTCGTCTTCGCCAAGACGCCCTACGCCAAGACCCCGTACGACCAGTGGCTGGCCGGTTCGGGGATCGTCCCGGTCATCGTGACCGCGACCGAGTACGAGGCGAGCTACGCCCATCTCCCGCACGTACACGCCTTCGACGCGTACGACACCAACCAGCTGGTCGAGAAGACCGCGCTGCGCCTGGCCCGCGAATTCGCGGTCGAGGCGGTCTTCGCCCGCGCCGAGGCCGACGTCGTACGGGCCGCCCAGCTGCGGGAGCTGCTCGGCCTGCCGGGCCAGCACACCGCGAGCGCGCTCGCCTTCCGCGACAAGGTGGTCATGAAGGACCACCTCGCGGGCGGCCCCGTCGACGTGCCCCCCTACCGGCGCCTCGACTCGGCCTACACGGCCCTCGACTTCGTCGCCGAGCACGGCTACCCGGTCGTGATCAAACCGGTGTCGGAGTCGGGCTCGCTGGGCGCGGCGATCATCCGCGACGAGGCGGAGCTGGACGCGTACCTGGCCAGCCCGTGGCGGGGGAGCAGCGAGATCGAGGCCTTCGTGCCCGGCCAGATGTACCACGTGGACGGACTGGTGG
The sequence above is a segment of the Streptomyces sp. NBC_01255 genome. Coding sequences within it:
- a CDS encoding radical SAM protein — encoded protein: MPFKDIKREDIHIYLDLDTKVGKNTCGQKCTHCWFVNYEKVYDKSFAMEEGPRILEGLQSHGYHVYPRYVDSFAYDGEFMRIYGPANNREFRQESDHKPTETMEKGDAWTSGRPLLADNWTELLDLAVKNGYGTISITYHGVIDEDLKVIDHKTYPIKGVFSGAETEEVLRRIAEYNKGVDPEDAFRVNIGVTIGTHNHGRTSLERYAHYFNKLGVATVRFNNFTDHGGRHPELRLSREEIEQAYRDFKWVHDTIPLGFQLGVSEDFGTFGIKAMGFPGHVGWCRAGRQLFAAIPAQEEVLSDGPEGRREKIGDVVGCVNTFEPHLGILVRTVTTGEAGDSTTYDVEFDHDEIEAFTAKRLAGTYKDGCFATELSEELGLISRVPARRRLPLLVDSQS